DNA from Prunus persica cultivar Lovell chromosome G6, Prunus_persica_NCBIv2, whole genome shotgun sequence:
CCGGTTAGGTTGTTGCCAGCGATGGTGAGGTTGACGAGCTTGTTTAGAAGCCCAATCTCGGCTGGGATGGAGCCAATCAAAGGCACGTTGGAGACGTTAAGAGAGACGACTCGGCTTTGTTGCTGGTCACATGAGACTCCAGAGAAAGAGCAGTAGTGGACAGAGGGCTTCCAGTCCTCCAGCACCCCTGAAGTTTTGTGTCCTGTGTTCATGGCGTTCTTCAGCTTCAGAAGGGCGTCAAGGTCACCGCTGTTGGCACAGCATGGTGACGAGAACgaaaggaaaatgaaacaaatgggTAGGAGGAGGATATGAGAGGAAGCTGATCTTACCAtcttaatttgtttgtgtTCCTTCTTCTTAATCCTACGGCTTTTAGGAGAATTATATAATTGTGGTCTCAGTGCTTCTCGTCTGGCACTTTTACAGTCAAGTCAATGTGCCAGTCCTTTATTTgatagtgagagagagattgcTGGAGATTTAAGATTTTTTTGGCGGACCTTGTTACATTATTTGAGGCTCTGCATTGGCAATTCGGTTTGTTCatgatattttgttaattGATGATCTGTTTTGGTTATAAAATAAGCTTTATTACCCTAATATATTTCGACATGAGACCATGTTTGAATTAAACACTGCTCAACTTTGTTCATAactggaaggaaaaaaaaaaaaaaaacactagcGCCTCAAAGGTGGAAGTAAGAGGCAGCATGGAGTGCCTTGGGGTTCATGCTATTTTCTTCAAACTTAATAGTGAATCTGGAAGTGGAAATTTGAAAATCGCCTTTGTTTTCAACTTTAAACTACCTCGTTCGCCTCAGAAGTGTGTAAGCGAATTTGATCAAGAGTGCCTCCAAAGATGAGTATACTCAAGAATTGGTTGTTGAAGCTGGGGAGCTCTTGAAGCTGAGCCTGACTTTTAACACTATTGGTGCCGCTGGCCTCATCTCTTACTTGGGAGAGGAATTGTCTTTGGGCATCTTTGTCCCCATTGTATCcaaataaaagtacaaacTTACTGTTACAGGGCAGGGCAGTGAAAGTTTGGGTCTTCCCCATAAGTAAGAAGAGGCATTTTTAAAGGTCTGCTTGGAAGAAAAGTAAGGGCAAATGGACCGTTGGCAGCCAACATTACAATTAACTGCTTTCTTATTTTGATTAGTTATGCTTCTGAAATCGTTCATCATGAAAGCACATATCTTCGTCTTTCATTATTTCTCTGGAAAAAAGATGACCGCATATATGCAACTTTATGAgttacaaatacaaaaatgtTCAAAAGTGCTACAATGCAGCAACGAAATGTACTCTTCAAAAATGATCTTTCAATCGGTAAGGATATAACGACGAACTGAATCTAGCTTGACGCTTGAAGAGCATTTTCGTTTGATCTCTCTAATATGAAGATGTTGCCTTTATCATCCCTTCCGATCCTCATGGTTTCATCAAGATATCTGCAGTAACTGAATTCAGGAAAACAGGCCATATGACATGTCTGCAACCAAAAGGCAACCCTCAAGCGCAGGAAATAGAAAATTGATAATGCGGTATCAACTAATGTGATTTAGGATACGTAATCTCAAGCCAACCCTCTGGATTGAAGATTCCGAGCAGAAGATGGTAATTTTTCCGAAACACGTTCATCAACTAATGTGTTTCCAAACATAAACACaaataaactcaaaattaTGGCCGATAACAGCACCTCATTAAGATGAAGCAAATGAAGCAATAGTTTGTGTGCGTGTGCGTGTGCGTGTGCGCGTGTGAATGGCGCATATAATTTAAACTACCTGAACCGGAGTGATTGTGGAGTTGTCATACTTGATATCAACTCTCTGTAGAATTTGAAAgcagaaaaatttaagaacaTGATTCCAGTCAGatcaaagaaaagaatacAAAGGGTGAGCAAAAGGGCAGATGGGCTTTAACTGATTTGGATGCTTGCTTGAAGGAGGCCTCAATCGTCAGCCGTCCATTAAACAGATTCAATCCTCTCACATCGAACTTGATCACATTAACTGCTTGGCCCTCCGTTTCGGCACACGAGCAAATGCCCAATTGTAAAACACAACAAACCAAATCACCATATATTTCAAGAAAACATATGGGAATACTTAAAATGGTAAACCAAGTTGAACACTCTTAAgtatcaacaaattttacagtttTGTAAAATGTGACATTTGAATCGGAATTTGATCAAAAATCTCTGTACCTCAGCAACATTAATATTCTGCAGGAAATCACCCAAGGAGATGAAGTCCCTCAATCCTAGCTTTGTTCTTTTGGAGCCTAAAATTGTAATTGTGCTGTAAACAAGTTTCCAGCATCCACCCATCTTCCAATTatagaaagaattgaaaactttcaaaaagaaatcataacTACCAACCAATCTCAAGGCAacttgaacaaaaaaagaaaaaataatataccttTTCCAAATTTAGAATAGGATCTGGAGTAGGATTCTGAGACTCCAGCTGCTTCACAAGAGCTTCAATCTCAGCTTTCTTCGCAGATGGGACCCCAAAAATCCCTCTATTGATTCCTAGGATAAAAATTTAGTGGCAacccaattcaatttttacttcaaaattttcaccaaATTCTTCAAAGTAAGGTAATCTTAGAGGCTGGAGTTGAAAAGAACATACCTTCGAGTGCTTGGTAAAGCTCAGTCTTAATCTGAGTGGGTGTCTCGTCCCCAATAAGGCTCGAACTTTGCTCTGCAACTCTGACTGTGTAAGTGTTCCTAAACCCAAATGGGCACTGCCCAAATCTCGTGCTTTGAGTCCATTGATGCGTGGCTGAGAGAAAACTATAAGGAGCTACCGCCATGTTTGTGGGTCTATTTCTAAGCACTGGTGGAATTGCATGGAAAGCTGGGATTGGTGGTTGGGCAAGCATGGTGCCCATGAAGCTAATCTCACTAAATGGCACAagttgttctcttaatattgCTTGGAAATCATCCCCAAGCTCATGGCCATGGCAGGGAAGCTTGAAGGAAGCAGAGTAAATGGCGCTATCTAATTTACTGACGGGGGGCTCTTTTCTTTTAAGCTGTCTTTGTTtgctttcttattttaatccattttatattttacttaCTTTTATGGTAATAAACTAACAAACAATAGAAAGTGTTTGTGTTTGATATTGCTGCATGTCTtgaatgtatttttatttcttacaaTGAGGATAGGTTTAGATACGTGTGGTGTGGTTGAGACTTGACAGTTCCCAAGTCTTCATGTCAGGagatagaaagagagagagagggtttttttttttttttttttgttggtctggtttgtttcttttaattttgtggAACCCACACTCACAATCCTCCATGGCGATAGTAttcacataaaaataaataaataattaaaaaaataaaattttggttataCTCAATTGATCATTGTTTTTGCATTG
Protein-coding regions in this window:
- the LOC18779012 gene encoding probable plastid-lipid-associated protein 7, chloroplastic isoform X2, with amino-acid sequence MGTMLAQPPIPAFHAIPPVLRNRPTNMAVAPYSFLSATHQWTQSTRFGQCPFGFRNTYTVRVAEQSSSLIGDETPTQIKTELYQALEGINRGIFGVPSAKKAEIEALVKQLESQNPTPDPILNLEKMGGCWKLVYSTITILGSKRTKLGLRDFISLGDFLQNINVAEGQAVNVIKFDVRGLNLFNGRLTIEASFKQASKSRVDIKYDNSTITPVQTCHMACFPEFSYCRYLDETMRIGRDDKGNIFILERSNENALQASS
- the LOC18779012 gene encoding probable plastid-lipid-associated protein 7, chloroplastic isoform X3, producing MGTMLAQPPIPAFHAIPPVLRNRPTNMAVAPYSFLSATHQWTQSTRFGQCPFGFRNTYTVRVAEQSSSLIGDETPTQIKTELYQALEGINRGIFGVPSAKKAEIEALVKQLESQNPTPDPILNLEKMGGCWKLVYSTITILGSKRTKLGLRDFISLGDFLQNINVAEGQAVNVIKFDVRGLNLFNGRLTIEASFKQASKSRVDIKYDNSTITPVQLLQIS
- the LOC18779012 gene encoding probable plastid-lipid-associated protein 7, chloroplastic isoform X1, which translates into the protein MGTMLAQPPIPAFHAIPPVLRNRPTNMAVAPYSFLSATHQWTQSTRFGQCPFGFRNTYTVRVAEQSSSLIGDETPTQIKTELYQALEGINRGIFGVPSAKKAEIEALVKQLESQNPTPDPILNLEKMGGCWKLVYSTITILGSKRTKLGLRDFISLGDFLQNINVAEGQAVNVIKFDVRGLNLFNGRLTIEASFKQASKSRVDIKYDNSTITPVQLMNVFRKNYHLLLGIFNPEGWLEITYLDETMRIGRDDKGNIFILERSNENALQASS